A single region of the Streptomyces sp. ITFR-16 genome encodes:
- a CDS encoding GuaB1 family IMP dehydrogenase-related protein — MRFLEPGTGRFTESPSVPYDLTYDDVFMVPGRSAVGSRQGVDLSSPDGTGTTIPLVVANMTAIAGRRMAETVARRGGLVVIPQDIPIEVVTEVISWVKTRHLVLDTPIELSPGQTVADALSLLPKRAHGAGVVVDGDRRPVGVVTDHDLTGVDRFTQLSEVMSKDLVLLDADIDPRDAFNKLDGANRKLAPAVDAQGRLVGILTRKAALRATLYTPATDASGKLRIAAAVGINGDVAGKAKQLLDAGADTLVVDTAHGHQESMISAVRAVRALDPQVPIVAGNIVAADGVRDLIEAGADIIKVGVGPGAMCTTRMMTGVGRPQFSAVLECAAEAKKYGKHVWADGGVRHPRDVAMALAAGASNVMIGSWFAGTYESPGDLQQSADGRFYKESFGMASARAVKNRTSDESAYDRARKALFEEGISTSRMFLDPARPGVEDLVDSIIAGVRSSCTYAGAASLAEFAEKAVVGVQSAAGYAEGKPLHASWS, encoded by the coding sequence ATGCGTTTTCTTGAGCCCGGCACCGGTCGATTCACAGAGTCCCCCTCGGTCCCCTACGACCTCACCTACGACGATGTCTTCATGGTCCCGGGCCGGTCGGCGGTCGGATCCCGCCAGGGCGTCGACCTGTCCTCGCCCGACGGCACCGGCACCACCATCCCGCTCGTCGTCGCGAACATGACGGCCATCGCGGGCCGCCGGATGGCCGAAACGGTCGCCCGGCGCGGCGGGCTCGTCGTCATTCCCCAGGACATCCCGATCGAGGTCGTCACCGAGGTCATCTCCTGGGTGAAGACGCGCCACCTGGTGCTGGACACCCCCATCGAGCTGTCCCCCGGCCAGACGGTCGCCGACGCGCTGTCCCTGCTGCCCAAGCGCGCGCACGGCGCCGGGGTCGTCGTCGACGGCGACCGGCGTCCCGTCGGCGTGGTCACCGACCACGACCTGACCGGGGTGGACCGCTTCACCCAGCTCTCCGAGGTCATGTCGAAGGACCTGGTGCTGCTCGACGCGGACATCGACCCGCGCGACGCCTTCAACAAGCTCGACGGGGCCAACCGCAAGCTCGCCCCCGCGGTGGACGCGCAGGGCCGTCTCGTCGGCATCCTCACCCGTAAGGCCGCACTGCGCGCCACGCTCTACACGCCCGCCACCGACGCCTCCGGCAAGCTGCGGATCGCCGCCGCCGTCGGCATCAACGGCGATGTGGCCGGCAAGGCCAAGCAGCTCCTCGACGCCGGCGCCGACACCCTGGTCGTCGACACCGCCCACGGCCACCAGGAGTCCATGATCAGCGCGGTCCGCGCGGTCCGCGCCCTGGACCCGCAGGTGCCGATCGTGGCGGGCAACATCGTCGCCGCCGACGGTGTGCGCGACCTCATCGAGGCCGGCGCGGACATCATCAAGGTCGGTGTGGGCCCCGGCGCCATGTGCACCACCCGGATGATGACCGGCGTGGGCCGGCCCCAGTTCTCCGCCGTGCTGGAGTGCGCCGCCGAGGCGAAGAAGTACGGCAAGCACGTCTGGGCCGACGGCGGGGTCCGCCACCCGCGCGACGTCGCCATGGCGCTCGCGGCCGGCGCGTCCAATGTGATGATCGGTTCCTGGTTCGCCGGGACGTACGAGTCCCCGGGCGACCTCCAGCAGTCCGCCGACGGACGCTTCTACAAGGAGTCCTTCGGCATGGCGTCCGCGCGCGCGGTGAAGAACCGCACGTCCGACGAGTCCGCCTACGACCGCGCCCGAAAGGCGCTGTTCGAGGAGGGCATCTCCACCTCGCGGATGTTCCTGGACCCGGCGCGGCCCGGTGTCGAGGACCTGGTCGACTCGATCATCGCGGGCGTCCGCTCCTCCTGCACCTACGCCGGTGCGGCCTCCCTCGCGGAGTTCGCCGAGAAGGCGGTCGTCGGTGTGCAGAGCGCCGCCGGATACGCCGAGGGCAAGCCGCTGCACGCCAGCTGGAGCTGA